The Aerococcaceae bacterium DSM 111021 region ATGTGCGAATGGTCCAACAGTGACTTTTTCTTCTACTTCTGAATACTCTAGCACTGATTGACGTATCTCAACGTGATCTGCAATGTTTGAAGAGATAATTTCTGAGTTTGAGCCGATGAAAGCATGAGATCCAATCTTCGTATTACCTTTAAGTGATACGCCTGATTCAATAACTGTATCTTGACCAATTTCAACATCAGCTTCTATATATGTAGATGTTGCGTTCACGAATGTTACCCCATTGCGCATATGGTTTTCATTGATGCGTTTAGTCATTAAGCGTGTTGCTTCTGCTAATGCTACGCGATCATTGACTCCAATTGCGTCATCAAAGTTATCCATCGTAAAGGCTTTAACAATTTCACCAGCTTCTTTCATAATACTGATAACATCTGGTAGATAATATTCGCCTTGAGCATTTTCATTGCCCACTTTATCTAATGCTTCAAATAATGCTTTATTGTTAAATACATAAGTACCTGTATTTATCTCTGTAATTGAGCGTTCTTCTTCACTAGCGTCTTTTTGTTCAACGATTCTAGAGACTTCTTTATCACCATGTCTTACAACACGCCCGTAACCTGTTGGGTCTTCTGCGATAGCTGTTAGAATAGTGCCTTTTGCATCTGATTCTTCATGGAATTCAAACAATTGATTTAATGTTTCTGCTGAAAGCAAAGGTGTGTCTCCACAAATTACAAGTGTGCTTCCTTCTTCATCTTTCAATAAATCTTTAGCTTGTAGCACTGCATGTCCTGTACCTAATTGCTCTGCTTGTAATGCAAATTCAGATTGATCAGCTAAAACTTCTCGCACTGTTTCTGCACCATGTCCAACAATTGTTACTGTACGTTCAACATTACTGTCTTGAACAGCACGTAATACATGTTCTACCATTGAGATGCCGTTTATCGTATGTAGCACTTTATATAAATCTGATTTCATACGTGTCCCTTTACCCGCTGCAAGTACAACGGCTAATCGCTTCTCCATATAAACACTCCTTATTTTAAACATTTTTACTCTTAATAATTATAGCGATTATAGGAGAAGATATCTACCGTTTAATTCCACAAACCTATGCGAATGCACAAAAAAACGTTTTACTCACTCTGTTCTTTAAATAAACTACCCGGTTGAACGTCAAGTTCATAGCGTCTGCCTTCATCGTTATAGACTAATTGAACACTTATCAATGAATCGATAGGTAATTTCAACTGATCCGTCTCGTGTGAACGGTTCTCTGCAAGTACACAAACTCCAACAGCGGTCGAATCGAATTCTTCTAATAAAGAGATCATTCCTTGAACCGTTCCACCGTTACGTAAGAAGTCATCAACAATCAGAACACGTTGATTTTTTTTCATACTATTCTTTTCTAGTTCCATTTTTTTAACTGTTTGATATGATCCGGATACATAATTAACTGATATAGTTGGGCCAATCGCATCGGTAGAGTCTCGTCTTGCGATAACATACGGAACATTTAGGTAACGGGCAACAATTGTCGCTAAACCAATTCCTTTGGACTCAACAGTCATAACGGCATTAATATTATTATGTATATAATGTGATGCAATTAATCTTCCTACTTTACTTAACATGTATGAATCTTGAAGAATATCACTCATATAGATGTAATTACCTTGTAAAATTCGTTTACCGTGAGTGAATTTATCAATTAATGTATTCAGTAATTCCTTTTGTTCGATTAAAGGCACTTTTGGATAGAAGATAATTCCTCCAGCAGCTCCAGGAAAAGTTTTTACCTCACCTAATTCATTAATCTCAAACACTTCCCTAACAAACTCAATATCTTCACTGATTGATGATTTAGCGGCATTCAAAAACTCCACAAAATACGACAAATTAATTAATTGACCTGGTCTATCTACTAAATAATGAGAAATATACAGCATGCGTTGGTTTCGTTTTGGTTTATAATTTTTATCAGTCATTATGAAAGTCACCTCTTAGCTAAATTATAGCAAAACACAAACGTTATATATATATGATTAAGTTTTGTTCGTGTTTTAGTTTTTTATTGTTCGTGTAATTGGTAGGGATGATAATATCGCATCATTAGCATCGGGATAACTCCCGAAAAAAAATCTTGTTTTAAGCATAAGACGAATTGCAATAATTATTGCAATTCGTCAATTAAAATTTTAACTATTAATTTATTGATTGAAATTATAAAAACTGAATACTAGCGTTCGAAAATTAGTATGGCTAAATATAATATTTAATTAAATATAAATGAGTTTTTTACCTAGTTAATTTGATGTCAAAAAAATACTTTATAATCTATTCAGTAGATTCTTATTTAATTTTGCTTAAACATAACTTTTCATTATAAAAAGAGCATGCTGAATGGAATTGTATTTCATTCGGCATGCCCTTTATTGACGGTACTAAATAACTACTTAAAAGTATTAATAGCTTTAAAAACTTCATAGAAATCCCTCTTGTTTTATTGATTATTTTTAATGCTTTAATTAGCCTTACATTGATGATGAAATCAATATCCATTTCTGATAACATTAATATACCCTATACAATATAATGTGCGCGATTATAACACTAAAAGCGGTGCCGTAAACATTAAATCTTCTTTTAGGAATTATGCTTTAGTTATATTTTTATATACTAAACCTTTTATATGTAGACTAACGGGGTGAATTTGGACTAATACAATTGCTTTGATCGAGATAATTATCTGCTTATTGGCCGATTTTTTATCCAAAGTTTTCGTTTACGGTTAGAGAAAGGAGAAATAGATAGTGATGATTAAACTTAAACGACGTACAGGCTGGGTTGGTATGGCAGTATCATTGAAGATAAGAGTGAATGGTGAAGTAGTAGATAAAATTGAACATCAACAAGAGCTTTCCCTTAATTTAGAACAATCGCCTTCTTCACTTCAAGTTACTCAAACAGGTTCAAAAAGTAACACGATTGATGTAACAAATGGTGATACCCTTGTCATCCGCTCTACTTTTATAGATAAATTATTTTTCAGTATCTTATTGATTTCTTTTATTACTAGTACTGTTTTCCATCAATATGACTTATTATGGTTAGTTTTAACACCTTGGTTGATTTACATTATTGTCCTTTTATTTGTCCCAGGGTCTCTTTATCGAATAGAGATAGGAGGTAGCGCTTATGACAATTAAAATTATTCGAGATACTGGCTGGATTGGTATGGGGTCAGGTTTAAGCATCAAAATGAATGGTGCTTCAGTTGGGAAAGTTGCTCATAAAAGTATTTTAAATATTGATGTACCTAGCGGTAACGTTCAATTACAAGCTTCTCAATTTGGAGCTCGGAGCAATAAAATTCATGCTTCAGATGGGGATACTGTGAAGTTAACCGCAACAACTTGGAGTAAGTATAGCTTAGTTGGAATCATACTGTTTATGCTACTCTCAAGTTCCATACCCTCAACTCATTGGCTCCGATTTATAGCTATTTTCGCCATGATTGGCTACGCGATTAGCCATTTGATTATCCCCGGTTTTCATTACCGGTTAAGCAAATAAATATTATAGCCACCAACACTAAAGTTTGGTGGTTTTTGTTTTGTCGTAAACTATACTTACATTAGCAGAAAACGTTCCACCACAATGACCAAACCTTTTCGATGGAATAAGTAATTCATTTCCTCTATGACACATCAAACTTCATTTCTCAACACCACTTCAATAAAAAAAGCACCTAGACTTATTGTCTGGTGCTTTTTTATTGAAATAATATTATTTACTTAAATTTGCTTCCACTGCCACAATACGGTTTAAGATAATCTCATCGTTAATTTCTGTAACAGTACGGGCTACTTGCTCAATCGACTGCTCTTTCAACATCGCTTGTAGATGTTCACTTTCTTTGTCCTCTGGATTATCGTAGTGAAAAATCATGCCGACAACATCAATTAAGTTTTGGTACTCTAAGTCACGTTCTTTTGCTTCGCGAATTGGACGAATGAATCGTTCATTAGGTCCTAATTTGCGGATAGGCGTTCTAGCCACACGTGTTACGTCATCTGAAATATGCGGATTTTCAAAACGTCCAACAATCTTTTGAGCATATTGTTCATGTTCTTTCGCATCGAAGTCCCATTTATTAATTAATAATGCACCTGTTTCTTTAAGTACATTTTGTAATAAGTTTAAAATGCGCTCATCACTAATTGCTTCGTCAATTGTTTTGTAACCATAGAAAGCCCCGGCATATGCAACCGTCGCATGCCCCGTATTAACAGAGAATAACTTACGTTCGATAAAGGGTTCTAAATCTTCAACGTAATGCACGCCTTCTAAACGGATACCTTTAGCTTTAGAAGCTGTCGTATCAATAACCCATTCTCTAAATGGCTCAACTGAAACAAATAATGGATCTTCATGGTGTTGATCAGGTACGATACGGTCAACTGCTGCAT contains the following coding sequences:
- the glmU gene encoding bifunctional UDP-N-acetylglucosamine diphosphorylase/glucosamine-1-phosphate N-acetyltransferase GlmU is translated as MEKRLAVVLAAGKGTRMKSDLYKVLHTINGISMVEHVLRAVQDSNVERTVTIVGHGAETVREVLADQSEFALQAEQLGTGHAVLQAKDLLKDEEGSTLVICGDTPLLSAETLNQLFEFHEESDAKGTILTAIAEDPTGYGRVVRHGDKEVSRIVEQKDASEEERSITEINTGTYVFNNKALFEALDKVGNENAQGEYYLPDVISIMKEAGEIVKAFTMDNFDDAIGVNDRVALAEATRLMTKRINENHMRNGVTFVNATSTYIEADVEIGQDTVIESGVSLKGNTKIGSHAFIGSNSEIISSNIADHVEIRQSVLEYSEVEEKVTVGPFAHLRAKSVLKEGAHIGNFVEVKNSVVGVNSKSGHLTYIGDADIGSDVNVGCGTVFVNYDGKNKFRSTIGNDVFIGSGSNLIAPITVGDNAVIAAGSTVTKNVPNESLAIARSRQENKDNYWKHFKNKQNLED
- the purR gene encoding pur operon repressor; the encoded protein is MTDKNYKPKRNQRMLYISHYLVDRPGQLINLSYFVEFLNAAKSSISEDIEFVREVFEINELGEVKTFPGAAGGIIFYPKVPLIEQKELLNTLIDKFTHGKRILQGNYIYMSDILQDSYMLSKVGRLIASHYIHNNINAVMTVESKGIGLATIVARYLNVPYVIARRDSTDAIGPTISVNYVSGSYQTVKKMELEKNSMKKNQRVLIVDDFLRNGGTVQGMISLLEEFDSTAVGVCVLAENRSHETDQLKLPIDSLISVQLVYNDEGRRYELDVQPGSLFKEQSE
- a CDS encoding mannitol-1-phosphate 5-dehydrogenase; protein product: MKAVHFGAGNIGRGFIGEILSKNGFHIDFVDINESIINALKERKEYDIAYAAKDGETIHIDNVDGLNNGTEPEAVVEAIASANLVTTAIGPNVLPYIAELIAQGIQARQAANITEGIDIIACENMIGGSDFLREKVETFLTEDNSAYVEKYVGFPNAAVDRIVPDQHHEDPLFVSVEPFREWVIDTTASKAKGIRLEGVHYVEDLEPFIERKLFSVNTGHATVAYAGAFYGYKTIDEAISDERILNLLQNVLKETGALLINKWDFDAKEHEQYAQKIVGRFENPHISDDVTRVARTPIRKLGPNERFIRPIREAKERDLEYQNLIDVVGMIFHYDNPEDKESEHLQAMLKEQSIEQVARTVTEINDEIILNRIVAVEANLSK